One genomic segment of Pseudobdellovibrionaceae bacterium includes these proteins:
- a CDS encoding DUF924 domain-containing protein — protein MNAQSIFQYWFKELAPEQWFVKSRWLDDQMRDRFGEIHEAAARGELTHWRDTMQNRLAEVLLLDQFSRNIHRDTAKAFAQDALALDLAKAAIATGQDRDLPVEQRTFLYMPFMHSEDPAEHVRAVELFSGPGFETQLNFELKHKAIIDRFGRYPHRNVFLGRDTTPEELEFLKGPDSSF, from the coding sequence ATGAACGCGCAAAGCATCTTTCAATATTGGTTCAAGGAGCTCGCTCCCGAGCAATGGTTTGTGAAAAGCCGTTGGCTGGACGACCAAATGCGCGATCGTTTCGGCGAAATTCACGAGGCTGCGGCCCGCGGCGAGCTGACCCACTGGCGGGATACGATGCAAAACCGCCTTGCGGAAGTTCTGCTGCTGGACCAATTCTCGCGCAATATCCACCGGGATACGGCGAAGGCTTTCGCGCAGGACGCGCTCGCGTTGGATCTGGCGAAAGCGGCGATCGCGACCGGTCAGGACCGCGATCTTCCCGTCGAGCAGCGGACGTTCTTGTACATGCCGTTCATGCATAGCGAAGATCCGGCCGAGCACGTGCGCGCGGTCGAGCTGTTCAGCGGACCCGGTTTTGAAACGCAATTGAACTTCGAGCTGAAGCACAAAGCGATCATTGATCGCTTCGGTCGTTACCCGCACCGCAACGTTTTTCTGGGGCGGGATACGACACCGGAAGAGCTCGAGTTCTTGAAGGGGCCGGATTCGAGCTTCTAA
- the mrdA gene encoding penicillin-binding protein 2 has product MSDYVSNPEETKELLPRYRLFYAMLIFTVLLFSGRLWYLQIVNGTELREFSEKNRIKESKTMAPRGKMLDREGRILVENNLGFEAVLTPQYIDNLEEVAKKIAPILGLETEKIVQKVQRNRRQNGPFAPVKVKENLSRDEVFRLKRVRLDTPGLEIREAVVRYYPLKENGAQILGFVSEISKRQLPDYNKRFPNQKFEQGDIIGKSGLEEVLEANIRGVDGRAFLQVDALGREALTQNSEIYGQEIKDVDPLPGSNVVLTVDKDIQEAAYKAMTDLGRIGGLIAMKSNGEILAWVSLPSFDPNNFSHGISSATWNKLINDPFKPMRNKVIQDFFAPGSTFKPFVALAALEEKVITPQSIIYCPGSLRFGRRDYHDHLKGGHGNINVYDALERSSNVFFYKMGISLGIDRMHKYIQPLGVGVKSGIEIPREAQGRMPNSQWKVQAMREEWQPGENLSNAIGQGFVEMTPIQLAVAYNTLAREGKVVKPFIVQKVLDNDGNILKQNQPEIVRDLLEPTEGLPTYHQANFKVVKEGMRRVVMGDRGTARSVRIPGVEIAGKTGTAQVMNFSAAEIYQKCDNRPVHQRHHGWFAGWAPADNPEIVVVALAEHSCSGSKGAGPLVKDVLSAYFNKYHPEMIAEGLKNDKTAKRTAAPAVEAPTNPAAVEE; this is encoded by the coding sequence ATGAGCGATTACGTCAGTAACCCCGAAGAAACCAAAGAGCTGCTTCCGCGTTATCGTTTGTTCTACGCGATGCTGATCTTCACGGTCCTCTTGTTCTCGGGGCGTTTGTGGTATCTGCAAATCGTCAACGGGACCGAGCTGCGCGAATTCTCGGAAAAAAACCGGATCAAAGAATCAAAGACCATGGCCCCGCGCGGGAAGATGCTCGACCGCGAAGGCCGCATCCTGGTCGAAAACAATCTGGGCTTCGAAGCGGTCCTGACCCCGCAGTACATCGACAACCTGGAAGAGGTCGCGAAGAAAATCGCCCCCATCCTGGGACTGGAAACCGAGAAGATCGTCCAGAAGGTGCAGCGCAACCGCCGCCAGAACGGTCCCTTCGCGCCCGTCAAAGTCAAAGAGAACCTCTCGCGCGACGAGGTCTTCCGCCTGAAGCGCGTGCGTTTGGATACGCCCGGTCTCGAGATCCGCGAAGCCGTCGTCCGCTACTATCCGCTGAAAGAAAACGGCGCGCAGATCCTGGGCTTCGTATCCGAGATCTCGAAACGCCAGCTTCCGGACTACAACAAACGTTTCCCCAATCAAAAATTCGAACAGGGCGACATCATCGGCAAGTCGGGCCTGGAAGAGGTCCTCGAAGCGAACATCCGCGGCGTCGACGGTCGCGCGTTCCTGCAGGTCGATGCCCTGGGCCGCGAGGCGCTCACGCAGAACTCCGAAATCTACGGCCAAGAGATCAAAGACGTCGATCCGCTTCCCGGCTCGAACGTGGTTTTGACCGTCGACAAAGACATTCAAGAGGCCGCCTACAAAGCGATGACCGATCTGGGCCGCATCGGGGGCCTCATCGCGATGAAATCGAACGGCGAGATCCTGGCGTGGGTCAGTCTGCCGTCTTTTGACCCGAACAATTTCTCGCACGGGATTTCGTCGGCCACCTGGAACAAGCTGATCAACGATCCCTTCAAACCCATGCGGAACAAAGTCATCCAGGACTTCTTCGCGCCGGGTTCGACCTTCAAACCCTTCGTGGCGCTCGCCGCGCTGGAAGAGAAAGTCATCACGCCCCAGTCGATCATTTACTGCCCGGGCTCCTTGCGTTTCGGTCGCCGCGATTACCACGATCACTTGAAGGGCGGTCACGGCAACATCAACGTGTACGACGCGCTCGAGCGCTCTTCGAACGTCTTCTTTTACAAGATGGGCATCTCGCTCGGCATCGATCGTATGCACAAATACATCCAGCCTTTGGGCGTCGGCGTGAAGTCCGGCATCGAGATCCCCCGCGAAGCGCAGGGGCGCATGCCGAACTCGCAGTGGAAAGTCCAAGCCATGCGTGAAGAGTGGCAGCCGGGGGAAAACCTGTCGAACGCCATCGGCCAAGGTTTCGTCGAGATGACCCCGATCCAACTCGCGGTTGCGTACAACACCCTCGCCCGCGAAGGCAAAGTCGTGAAGCCCTTCATCGTGCAGAAGGTTCTCGACAACGACGGCAACATTCTTAAACAGAACCAACCCGAAATCGTCCGCGACCTGCTCGAGCCGACCGAGGGGCTTCCCACCTACCACCAAGCGAACTTCAAAGTCGTGAAGGAAGGGATGCGCCGGGTCGTCATGGGCGATCGCGGAACCGCGCGTTCGGTCCGTATTCCCGGCGTCGAGATCGCGGGCAAAACCGGCACCGCGCAGGTCATGAACTTTTCGGCGGCCGAGATTTACCAAAAGTGCGACAATCGCCCCGTGCACCAACGTCACCACGGCTGGTTCGCCGGCTGGGCTCCCGCGGACAATCCCGAAATCGTCGTCGTCGCGCTGGCCGAACACAGCTGCTCGGGCTCGAAAGGCGCGGGCCCGCTGGTGAAAGACGTGCTGAGCGCTTACTTCAATAAATATCACCCCGAAATGATCGCCGAAGGTCTCAAGAACGATAAGACCGCGAAGCGCACGGCGGCCCCCGCCGTCGAAGCGCCCACGAATCCGGCCGCGGTCGAAGAGTAA
- the rodA gene encoding rod shape-determining protein RodA encodes MDLSLQMEEKTLFKRIDWNFVFVIFALNLIGLMNLYSATHGPHSQEVASLFINQILWLTIGWSVFFIMTLLDYSIVSRVAYIVYALNLGAILYVTFFGQVALGAQRWVDLGFFRYQPSETMKLAMIMVLSKTLAHRSADGRGMGLKELIAPVVLMLIPFGLVVEQPDLGTAMMILAISGSMMIFMKIRRWILALLIMCGIVAVPVAWTYVLHDYQKNRVINFINPSNDPRGTGYNSIQSKIAVGSGKIVGKGFRKGTQSQLEFLPERHTDFIFSVLSEEHGFIGSLGTIGLFIVLFVVGIRISSTARDKFGALLCVGVLTYLFWHMFVNIGMVIGLLPIVGVPLPLLSYGGSSMLTTMLGLGIISSVAYRRYLF; translated from the coding sequence ATGGATCTGTCGCTACAGATGGAAGAAAAAACGCTCTTTAAGCGCATCGATTGGAACTTCGTGTTCGTGATCTTCGCGCTGAACCTCATCGGCCTCATGAATCTGTACAGCGCGACCCACGGCCCCCACAGCCAGGAAGTCGCCTCGCTTTTCATCAATCAGATTCTGTGGCTGACCATCGGTTGGTCGGTGTTTTTCATCATGACGCTGCTCGATTACTCGATCGTCAGCCGCGTCGCCTACATCGTCTACGCTTTGAACCTCGGCGCCATTCTTTACGTCACGTTCTTCGGGCAGGTCGCGCTCGGCGCCCAGCGCTGGGTCGATCTGGGCTTCTTCCGTTACCAACCCTCCGAGACGATGAAGCTCGCGATGATCATGGTCCTTTCCAAAACGCTCGCGCACCGCTCGGCCGACGGTCGCGGCATGGGCCTGAAAGAGCTGATCGCGCCCGTCGTTTTGATGCTGATCCCGTTCGGCCTCGTCGTCGAGCAGCCCGATCTCGGAACCGCGATGATGATCCTCGCGATCTCGGGCTCGATGATGATCTTCATGAAGATCCGGCGCTGGATCCTGGCGCTGCTCATCATGTGCGGGATCGTCGCGGTCCCCGTCGCGTGGACCTACGTTCTGCACGACTATCAGAAAAACCGGGTCATCAACTTCATCAACCCCTCGAACGATCCGCGCGGCACCGGTTACAACTCGATTCAGTCCAAAATCGCGGTGGGCTCCGGCAAAATCGTCGGCAAGGGTTTCCGCAAAGGAACCCAGTCGCAGCTCGAGTTCCTGCCCGAGCGCCACACGGATTTCATCTTCTCGGTTTTGAGCGAAGAGCACGGCTTCATCGGCTCGCTCGGCACCATCGGTCTGTTCATCGTGCTGTTCGTGGTGGGGATACGCATCAGCTCCACCGCGCGGGATAAGTTCGGGGCCCTTCTCTGCGTCGGGGTCCTCACCTACCTCTTCTGGCATATGTTCGTGAACATCGGAATGGTGATCGGGCTACTGCCCATCGTCGGGGTCCCGCTGCCGCTTCTCAGCTACGGCGGCTCGTCCATGCTCACGACCATGCTGGGCCTGGGCATCATCTCGAGCGTCGCTTACCGGCGCTATCTGTTCTAA
- a CDS encoding LptF/LptG family permease: MRLGLGRRATNYLFFEMWPSLVLGVLIFVFILLMAQALRLTEMVLAQGISFTVVLEIMGYLSISFLPVILPMSLLFAVLLTYGRLSQESEMVALKAIGYSQFALTVPAVLLSVLVAFLSAQTFFQLAPWGNRQFEVLVTKIASTKAQATLKEGTFSEGYFDLVVYANKVDQKTGRIEKVFIYDERSADVPLTIISKSGQIIQDPNAPGHSILLQLQDGSIHRRGEAHTKVNFGTFEVRLSDPVTEEIRAKSPPSLTMDEIRERLTQETLSEEDRRNALIEYHKRIAISVVCVIFGLLGVGLGTQTNRRDSKGGGFITSLGVVILYWILYIGFEGAARNAQLPVALAIWSPNILFGAYAVKRLKDIWH; encoded by the coding sequence ATGAGACTCGGCCTCGGGCGCAGGGCAACAAACTACCTCTTCTTCGAAATGTGGCCCAGCCTCGTCCTCGGCGTCCTCATCTTCGTTTTCATTCTGTTGATGGCCCAGGCTTTGCGTCTCACCGAAATGGTGCTCGCCCAAGGCATCTCATTTACGGTCGTTTTGGAAATCATGGGTTATTTGTCGATTAGTTTTCTACCCGTGATTTTGCCGATGAGCCTGCTTTTCGCCGTGCTTTTGACTTACGGCCGCTTGAGCCAAGAGTCGGAAATGGTCGCGCTGAAAGCGATCGGCTACTCGCAATTCGCGTTGACCGTCCCCGCGGTCCTGCTTTCGGTCCTCGTCGCGTTTCTTTCCGCGCAGACCTTCTTCCAACTGGCACCTTGGGGGAACCGTCAGTTCGAAGTGCTCGTGACGAAGATCGCGTCGACCAAAGCGCAAGCGACTTTGAAAGAGGGCACGTTCTCGGAAGGTTATTTCGACCTCGTCGTCTACGCGAACAAGGTCGACCAGAAAACCGGCCGCATCGAGAAGGTTTTCATCTACGATGAGCGCTCGGCCGACGTACCGCTCACGATCATTTCGAAGTCGGGTCAGATCATTCAAGATCCGAATGCGCCCGGGCATTCAATCTTACTGCAACTTCAAGACGGCAGCATCCACCGCCGGGGCGAAGCGCACACCAAAGTGAACTTCGGCACCTTCGAGGTCCGCCTGAGCGATCCGGTCACCGAAGAGATCCGCGCGAAATCGCCCCCGTCCCTCACCATGGACGAAATCCGCGAACGCCTGACCCAAGAAACCCTCAGCGAAGAGGATCGCCGCAACGCTTTGATCGAATACCACAAACGCATCGCCATCAGCGTCGTGTGCGTGATCTTCGGTCTTTTGGGCGTGGGCCTTGGCACGCAGACCAATCGCCGCGACTCGAAGGGCGGCGGATTCATCACGAGCCTGGGTGTCGTGATTTTATATTGGATCTTGTACATCGGCTTTGAAGGCGCAGCCAGAAACGCGCAACTTCCCGTCGCGCTCGCGATCTGGAGCCCGAACATCCTTTTCGGCGCCTACGCCGTGAAGCGACTGAAAGACATCTGGCACTAG
- the tmpT gene encoding thiopurine S-methyltransferase, which translates to MDPKFWHQRWQDRQIGFHRADVNPLLADHVERLSLKPGQRIFVPLCGKSVDLGWLRGRRYSVVGAELHEPAVQELFQELGVTPEVATVGNLKRYRAPGLEVFAGDLFDLAPNALGPVEAVYDRAALVALPEPIRRRYASHLLTLTDGAPQLLITYTYDQTRADGPPFSVTPEFVTDVYAAKFTLHNIHREDVDGGLKGLPATETVWLLTQK; encoded by the coding sequence GTGGATCCGAAATTCTGGCACCAACGCTGGCAAGACCGCCAAATCGGCTTTCACCGTGCCGACGTCAACCCCCTGCTCGCGGACCACGTCGAACGCCTTTCACTCAAACCCGGCCAGCGGATCTTCGTTCCGCTCTGCGGGAAATCCGTCGACCTCGGGTGGCTTCGGGGCCGGAGATACTCGGTCGTCGGCGCCGAACTCCATGAGCCCGCCGTCCAAGAGCTCTTTCAAGAGCTCGGGGTCACGCCGGAGGTCGCCACCGTGGGGAACCTGAAACGTTACCGCGCCCCGGGGCTTGAGGTGTTCGCGGGTGATCTCTTCGATCTTGCACCGAATGCGCTCGGCCCGGTGGAAGCCGTTTACGACCGCGCCGCCTTGGTCGCACTCCCCGAGCCGATCCGCCGCCGGTACGCCAGCCACCTGCTCACCTTAACCGATGGCGCGCCCCAACTGTTGATCACCTACACTTACGATCAAACCCGGGCCGACGGTCCGCCTTTTTCGGTGACGCCCGAGTTCGTCACCGACGTTTATGCCGCGAAGTTCACGCTCCACAACATCCACCGCGAAGACGTCGATGGCGGCCTCAAAGGCCTCCCCGCCACCGAAACCGTCTGGTTGCTCACCCAAAAATAG
- the trxA gene encoding thioredoxin: MGQFTTPVNDTSFEREVLGSNVPVLVDFWAEWCPPCKALAPKLEEVAEEMGTQVRVMKLDVDSSPEVAAKYSVRSIPTLILFKGGQPVDQVMGNLPKDRLLEFIKEHV; this comes from the coding sequence ATGGGACAATTCACCACACCGGTTAACGACACGAGCTTTGAACGCGAGGTTCTGGGATCCAATGTTCCCGTTCTCGTCGATTTCTGGGCAGAGTGGTGTCCTCCGTGCAAGGCGCTGGCGCCGAAGCTGGAAGAGGTCGCGGAAGAAATGGGAACTCAAGTTCGCGTCATGAAACTCGACGTCGATTCGAGCCCCGAGGTCGCGGCGAAATACTCGGTGCGTTCGATCCCCACGCTGATTCTGTTCAAGGGCGGACAGCCGGTGGATCAGGTCATGGGGAACTTGCCCAAGGATCGTCTGCTCGAGTTCATCAAAGAACACGTCTAA
- a CDS encoding DNA-protecting protein DprA, which produces MSVRLFDYIFWNRYATRVAPAEFYFDIYCEFRSLTLDLDQDGDAILEVIPKMESRSLMLAGLPPLTEAELEVAKDAVRTWSAKGYALLLPSSPLWPRTKLRGLTDPPRGLFVLGAAQLLETPLLAVVGSREVSRPSLEWLETELGEFLRREVDVNLLSGGARGVDQCAHRTALRKGRPTVVFLPSGFDQIYPRELERWREDILRSGGCFVSEYAPGATMRKPYFGERNRLISAFSDGVLIVEARRRSGTLLTAKAAADQSRAVFVVPGAPYDSQFAGSLDLINEGATMVRDAQELSVFFHVEIRNSYHALKSSSTDRGVISVDH; this is translated from the coding sequence ATGAGCGTCCGACTTTTCGATTACATTTTCTGGAACCGCTACGCGACGCGAGTCGCGCCGGCGGAATTTTACTTCGACATCTATTGTGAATTTCGTAGCCTCACGCTGGACTTAGATCAAGACGGTGATGCGATCCTTGAGGTCATCCCCAAGATGGAAAGCCGTTCGTTGATGCTGGCCGGGCTTCCACCACTCACCGAGGCGGAGCTGGAAGTGGCGAAGGACGCCGTGCGAACCTGGAGTGCGAAGGGCTACGCCTTGCTTCTGCCCTCGAGTCCCCTTTGGCCGCGGACGAAGTTGCGTGGACTCACCGATCCGCCACGGGGACTCTTCGTCTTAGGGGCGGCGCAACTTCTCGAGACGCCATTGCTTGCGGTCGTCGGCAGCCGTGAAGTTTCGCGGCCTTCGCTCGAGTGGTTGGAGACGGAGCTGGGCGAATTTTTACGTCGCGAAGTGGACGTGAATCTGCTGAGTGGCGGCGCGCGTGGCGTGGATCAGTGCGCGCACCGCACGGCCCTGCGTAAGGGACGTCCGACGGTCGTGTTTCTGCCGTCGGGTTTCGATCAAATCTACCCTCGAGAACTCGAGCGTTGGCGCGAAGACATTTTGCGCAGTGGGGGCTGCTTCGTCAGCGAGTACGCGCCGGGAGCGACGATGCGTAAGCCCTATTTTGGAGAAAGAAATCGGCTGATCTCGGCGTTTTCAGACGGAGTTTTGATTGTCGAAGCCCGTCGCCGCAGCGGCACGCTGCTCACCGCGAAAGCCGCCGCAGATCAGTCGCGCGCGGTGTTCGTTGTTCCCGGTGCACCCTACGATTCGCAGTTCGCGGGCTCACTGGATTTGATCAATGAAGGCGCCACGATGGTGCGGGATGCTCAAGAATTGTCAGTTTTTTTTCATGTAGAAATCAGGAATTCTTATCACGCTCTTAAATCTTCATCTACAGATAGGGGCGTCATCAGTGTCGATCACTAG